One genomic region from Haloarcula sp. DT43 encodes:
- a CDS encoding pyridoxamine 5'-phosphate oxidase family protein — MAETNRAEMSADDRDAFLGVGGTGVLSIAVDEETAPYAAPVSYGYDPESGVFYFRLAANRDSEKGHLDGRPVTFVTYGDGEEPWKSVVASGRLEDASRADITSEVLDGFERVDIPLVDVFDRPVREVTFEFFRLVPDELTAREELQRGT, encoded by the coding sequence ATGGCTGAAACGAATCGCGCCGAGATGAGTGCCGACGACCGGGACGCGTTCCTCGGAGTCGGCGGAACCGGGGTCCTGTCGATCGCGGTGGACGAGGAGACGGCCCCGTACGCGGCTCCCGTCTCGTACGGGTACGACCCCGAGTCGGGGGTCTTCTACTTCCGTCTGGCCGCGAACCGCGACAGCGAGAAGGGGCACCTCGACGGCCGCCCGGTGACGTTCGTGACCTACGGCGACGGCGAGGAGCCCTGGAAGAGCGTCGTCGCCAGCGGTCGCCTCGAAGACGCGTCGCGCGCCGACATCACGAGCGAGGTCCTCGACGGCTTCGAGCGCGTCGACATCCCGCTCGTCGACGTGTTCGACCGCCCGGTCCGCGAGGTCACCTTCGAGTTCTTCCGGCTGGTGCCGGACGAGCTGACCGCCCGCGAAGAGCTCCAGCGCGGCACCTGA
- a CDS encoding 2-oxoacid:acceptor oxidoreductase subunit alpha yields MPEDLNWAIGGEAGDGIDSTGKIFAQALSRAGRHVFTSKDFASRIRGGYTAYKVRTSVDRVESVVDRLDILIALTERTIHENEDELHEDSVIIYDGERSTMQDVEVPGDATALEVPLKRLAEDAGGAIMLNVVALGAACEVTGFPIENLDESLQKRFGDKGEAIVENNKEAARKGQEYVREEYDEDFDYDMETTDNDYVLLNGDEAIGMGAIAAGCRFYAGYPITPATDVMEYMTGRVDQFGGKVVQAEDELSAINMALGAARAGARAMTATSGPGIDLMTETFGLVATSETPLVICDVMRSGPSTGMPTKQEQGDLNMTLYGGHGEIPRFVVAPTTVSECFWKTVEAFNLAEKYQTPVFLVSDLAMAVTEQTFAPETFDMDEVEIDRGKVVDENDIDAWLDEKGRFQAHFAAADGVSPRAFPGTTDGAHMTTGLEHDELGRRTEDTDVRIEQVDKRQRKVETAREQEDFDYREFGDSDADTLVISWGSNEGALREGLTLLEEDGYDVRFISVPYIFPRPDLTEEIEAAEDVIVVECNATGQFADIIEHDVLERVQRINKYNGVRFKADELATEIKQTLDTPAEATQ; encoded by the coding sequence ATGCCAGAGGACCTGAACTGGGCCATCGGCGGCGAAGCCGGCGATGGAATCGACTCCACCGGGAAGATCTTCGCGCAGGCACTCTCCCGGGCTGGTCGGCACGTCTTCACCTCAAAGGACTTCGCCTCCCGCATCCGCGGCGGGTACACTGCCTACAAGGTACGGACGTCGGTCGACCGGGTCGAGAGTGTCGTCGACCGCCTGGACATCCTGATCGCACTCACAGAGCGCACCATCCACGAGAACGAGGACGAACTCCACGAGGACTCCGTCATCATCTACGACGGCGAGCGCTCGACGATGCAGGACGTGGAGGTCCCCGGTGACGCGACGGCGCTCGAAGTACCGCTGAAACGACTGGCCGAGGACGCGGGTGGGGCCATCATGCTCAACGTCGTCGCCCTCGGGGCGGCGTGTGAAGTCACTGGCTTCCCAATCGAGAACCTCGACGAAAGCCTGCAAAAGCGCTTCGGCGACAAGGGCGAGGCCATCGTCGAGAACAACAAGGAAGCCGCCCGGAAGGGCCAGGAGTACGTCCGCGAGGAGTACGACGAGGACTTCGACTACGACATGGAGACGACCGACAACGACTACGTCCTGCTGAACGGCGACGAGGCCATCGGCATGGGCGCTATCGCCGCCGGCTGTCGCTTCTACGCCGGCTACCCCATCACCCCAGCGACGGACGTGATGGAGTACATGACCGGCCGCGTCGACCAGTTCGGCGGGAAGGTCGTCCAGGCCGAAGACGAACTCTCGGCCATCAACATGGCGCTTGGCGCGGCCCGCGCCGGTGCCCGAGCCATGACCGCCACGTCCGGCCCGGGTATCGACCTGATGACCGAGACGTTCGGGCTGGTCGCCACGAGCGAGACCCCGCTGGTCATCTGTGACGTGATGCGGTCCGGTCCCTCGACCGGGATGCCGACAAAGCAGGAACAGGGCGACCTCAATATGACACTGTACGGCGGCCACGGCGAGATTCCGCGGTTCGTCGTCGCGCCGACCACGGTTTCGGAGTGCTTCTGGAAGACCGTCGAGGCGTTCAACCTCGCCGAGAAGTACCAGACGCCGGTGTTCCTCGTCTCGGACCTCGCGATGGCGGTCACGGAGCAGACGTTCGCCCCCGAGACCTTCGACATGGACGAGGTCGAAATCGACCGCGGCAAGGTCGTCGACGAGAACGACATCGACGCCTGGCTCGACGAGAAGGGGCGCTTCCAGGCCCACTTCGCCGCCGCCGACGGCGTCTCGCCGCGTGCGTTCCCTGGGACGACCGACGGCGCGCACATGACGACCGGCCTCGAACACGACGAACTCGGTCGCCGGACGGAGGACACGGACGTCCGCATCGAACAGGTCGACAAACGCCAGCGGAAAGTCGAGACCGCCCGCGAACAGGAGGACTTCGACTACCGCGAGTTCGGCGACTCCGACGCGGACACGCTGGTCATCTCCTGGGGCTCCAACGAAGGCGCGCTCCGGGAAGGCCTGACACTGCTCGAGGAGGACGGCTACGACGTGCGGTTCATCTCCGTCCCGTACATCTTCCCGCGGCCGGACCTCACCGAGGAAATCGAGGCGGCCGAGGACGTCATCGTCGTCGAGTGTAACGCCACCGGCCAGTTCGCGGACATCATCGAACACGACGTCCTCGAACGGGTCCAGCGCATCAACAAGTACAACGGCGTGCGGTTCAAGGCAGACGAACTGGCGACCGAAATCAAGCAGACGCTCGACACACCCGCGGAGGCAACACAATGA
- a CDS encoding aminotransferase class IV — translation MQYHVDGDLVPADEATVSVRDRGFMYGDAAFETLRAYGGAPFAWDAHRERLQRTAETLGFADAVPDDLRARVDETLEANDLTEAYVRLSVTRGVQPGKLTPGPDVDPTVVVVCKGLPRGGLEGERVWDGPAAVQTVRTRRIPGEAVPADAKTHNYLNGILGRLELRKAAAGGDPADECLIRDTDGNLAEGATSNLFFVTDNGLRTPSTDLDLLPGVTRDVVMDLARAEDFPVETGHYSLDALRDADEAFLTNSTWEIRPVETVDGIPVGTGPMTKLLQRLFDERIEAEHY, via the coding sequence ATGCAATACCACGTAGACGGCGACCTCGTCCCCGCGGACGAGGCGACGGTATCGGTGCGCGACCGCGGGTTCATGTACGGCGACGCGGCGTTCGAGACGCTCCGGGCCTACGGGGGCGCCCCCTTCGCGTGGGACGCCCACCGCGAGCGACTCCAGCGGACCGCCGAGACGCTGGGCTTCGCCGATGCCGTCCCAGACGACCTCCGGGCGCGCGTCGACGAGACGCTCGAAGCGAACGACCTCACGGAAGCCTACGTTCGACTCTCTGTCACGCGCGGGGTTCAGCCCGGGAAACTCACGCCCGGCCCCGACGTCGACCCGACGGTCGTCGTCGTCTGCAAGGGACTCCCGCGGGGCGGACTGGAGGGCGAGCGCGTCTGGGACGGGCCGGCGGCGGTCCAGACGGTGCGGACCCGGCGGATTCCCGGCGAGGCCGTCCCGGCGGACGCGAAGACCCACAACTACCTCAACGGCATCCTCGGCCGCCTCGAACTCCGGAAGGCGGCTGCGGGCGGCGACCCAGCCGACGAGTGCCTCATCCGGGACACCGACGGCAATCTGGCCGAGGGCGCGACGAGCAACCTCTTTTTCGTCACGGACAACGGTCTCCGGACGCCGAGTACCGACCTCGACCTGCTCCCCGGCGTGACCCGCGACGTCGTGATGGACCTCGCGCGCGCCGAGGACTTCCCGGTCGAGACCGGCCACTACTCGCTCGACGCCCTGCGGGACGCCGACGAGGCGTTTCTGACTAACTCGACGTGGGAGATTCGCCCGGTCGAAACCGTCGACGGCATCCCCGTGGGGACGGGTCCGATGACGAAGCTCCTCCAGCGGCTGTTCGACGAGCGCATCGAGGCCGAGCACTACTGA
- a CDS encoding transcriptional regulator, which yields MREASRTTRQRIADQLRDEAMAAGTIANAFEIQTSDALTHVEHIAKSLESTDEQLLVAPPECEECGFTDFDDLTNRPSRCPECKCESVAEPAYRIS from the coding sequence ATGCGCGAGGCAAGTCGGACGACGCGCCAGCGCATCGCTGACCAACTACGCGACGAAGCGATGGCCGCCGGGACAATCGCGAACGCCTTCGAGATACAGACCAGCGACGCGCTCACGCACGTCGAACACATCGCGAAATCCCTGGAATCGACCGACGAACAGCTGCTGGTCGCGCCGCCGGAGTGCGAGGAGTGTGGCTTCACGGACTTCGACGACCTGACGAACCGGCCGAGCCGGTGCCCGGAGTGCAAGTGCGAGTCGGTCGCCGAACCGGCGTACCGCATCAGCTGA
- a CDS encoding 2-oxoacid:ferredoxin oxidoreductase subunit beta, whose protein sequence is MSSDVRFTDFKSDKQPTWCPGCGDFGTMNGMMKALAETGNDPDNTFIVAGIGCSGKIGTYMHSYALHGVHGRALPVGIGVKMANPDLEVMVSGGDGDGYSIGAGHFIHAVRRNVDMSYVVMDNRIYGLTKGQASPTSREDFETSTSPEGPNQPPVNPKALALASGATFIAQSFSSNAQRHAEIVQQAVEHDGFGFVNVYSPCVTFNDVDTYDYFRDAIVDLDETDHDPSNRDQAKDKILESDKEYMGVLYQDEDSVPFEEREGVEGSMAEIPDGAPEGAMDLVREFY, encoded by the coding sequence ATGAGTTCCGACGTTCGCTTCACAGACTTCAAATCCGACAAGCAACCGACCTGGTGTCCCGGCTGCGGTGACTTCGGGACGATGAACGGCATGATGAAGGCGCTGGCCGAGACGGGCAACGACCCCGACAACACCTTCATCGTCGCCGGTATCGGCTGTTCCGGCAAAATCGGCACCTACATGCACAGCTACGCGCTCCACGGCGTCCACGGCCGCGCACTGCCCGTGGGCATCGGCGTGAAGATGGCCAACCCGGACCTCGAAGTGATGGTCTCGGGCGGCGACGGCGACGGCTACTCAATCGGTGCCGGCCACTTCATCCACGCCGTTCGCCGGAACGTCGATATGAGCTACGTCGTGATGGACAACCGCATCTACGGGCTGACGAAGGGGCAGGCCTCGCCGACGAGCCGCGAGGACTTCGAGACCTCGACCTCGCCCGAGGGGCCGAACCAGCCGCCGGTCAATCCCAAGGCGCTGGCCCTGGCCTCCGGCGCGACGTTCATCGCGCAGTCGTTCTCCTCGAACGCACAGCGCCACGCCGAAATCGTCCAGCAGGCCGTCGAACACGACGGCTTCGGCTTCGTCAACGTCTACTCGCCCTGCGTGACGTTCAACGACGTGGACACCTACGACTACTTCCGCGACGCCATCGTCGACCTGGACGAGACCGACCACGACCCGTCGAACCGCGACCAGGCCAAGGACAAGATCCTCGAAAGCGACAAGGAGTACATGGGCGTCCTCTACCAGGACGAGGACTCGGTCCCGTTCGAGGAGCGCGAGGGCGTCGAGGGCTCGATGGCCGAGATTCCCGACGGCGCGCCCGAGGGCGCGATGGACCTCGTCCGCGAGTTCTACTAG
- a CDS encoding Rieske (2Fe-2S) protein, producing the protein MDEDSRIVALEEVPEDGTFLFTVRDGFDTTEAFVVQLTDAVVAFENYCPHWRDIRLDKGDGATVRDGELVCEKHGATFESDSGLCNFGPCEGAVLEEVSVTVEDGVVYLTDDRYEFEQQGPSGDHDRSSRGRIGFSGN; encoded by the coding sequence ATGGACGAGGACAGCCGCATCGTCGCGCTGGAGGAGGTTCCCGAGGACGGGACGTTCCTGTTCACTGTCCGGGACGGCTTCGACACGACGGAGGCGTTCGTCGTGCAGTTGACCGACGCCGTCGTCGCGTTCGAGAACTACTGCCCCCACTGGCGGGACATCCGCCTCGACAAGGGCGACGGCGCGACGGTCCGCGACGGCGAGCTGGTGTGTGAGAAACACGGCGCGACGTTCGAGTCGGACTCGGGCCTGTGTAACTTCGGCCCCTGTGAGGGCGCAGTTTTGGAGGAGGTGTCGGTTACCGTCGAGGACGGCGTCGTCTACCTCACCGACGACCGCTACGAGTTCGAGCAGCAGGGCCCCTCGGGCGACCACGACCGCTCCTCGCGCGGCCGCATCGGCTTCTCCGGCAACTGA
- a CDS encoding DUF211 domain-containing protein produces MSTVRRLVIDVLKPHDPPLIDFTERITAEHTVVGVTASLVERDKEVQNVKLTIEGDGVDYESIREAVEELGASVHSVDEVSCGERIIEERSTFQDR; encoded by the coding sequence ATGTCAACCGTCCGCAGACTCGTCATCGACGTGTTGAAGCCTCACGACCCGCCGCTTATCGACTTCACCGAGCGCATCACCGCCGAACACACCGTCGTGGGCGTGACCGCGTCGCTGGTCGAACGGGACAAGGAGGTACAGAACGTCAAACTCACGATAGAGGGCGACGGCGTCGACTACGAATCGATACGGGAGGCGGTCGAGGAACTCGGCGCGTCGGTCCACTCCGTCGACGAGGTGAGTTGCGGCGAGCGCATCATCGAGGAGCGCTCGACGTTTCAGGACCGCTGA
- a CDS encoding universal stress protein, whose amino-acid sequence MFDTILVPIDDSPGSQRAFEAAATLAKQYGSAVHVLAVVDEHGPSDGEWDYDGDSPAAAFLDEQSDAADGIEVTSAVREGVVHEEILDYADERGVDLVVMGTHGRTGVRRYLLGSVTEKVVRLSDVPVLSVKADAEPGGVRFDDILLPTDGSSGAEAAIEPTAALAGETDATVHVLSAVDTRSLGIDVGSTVIIDELESIAEDAVATASERLYDQGVGAVKTAVAHGIPYRVILQAIDDNDVDLVVIGTHGRTGIDRYLLGSVTEKLVRTAPVPVLTVRSADAGDEA is encoded by the coding sequence ATGTTCGATACTATCCTGGTCCCTATCGACGACAGTCCGGGTTCCCAGCGGGCCTTCGAGGCCGCGGCGACCCTCGCGAAGCAGTACGGCTCGGCCGTCCACGTCCTCGCCGTGGTCGACGAACACGGCCCGAGCGACGGCGAGTGGGACTACGACGGCGACTCCCCCGCGGCGGCGTTCCTCGACGAGCAGTCGGACGCGGCCGACGGCATCGAGGTGACGTCCGCCGTGCGGGAGGGCGTCGTCCACGAGGAAATCCTCGACTACGCCGACGAGCGCGGTGTCGACCTCGTCGTCATGGGGACCCACGGCCGCACCGGCGTCCGGCGCTACCTGCTCGGGAGCGTCACCGAGAAAGTGGTCCGTCTGTCCGACGTGCCGGTCCTCTCGGTCAAGGCCGACGCCGAGCCGGGCGGGGTGCGCTTCGACGACATCCTGCTCCCGACCGACGGCAGCAGCGGGGCCGAGGCGGCGATTGAGCCGACCGCGGCCCTCGCTGGCGAGACCGACGCGACGGTCCACGTGCTGTCGGCCGTGGACACGCGGTCGCTTGGTATCGACGTGGGGTCGACCGTCATCATCGACGAACTGGAGTCCATCGCCGAGGACGCCGTCGCCACCGCGTCGGAGCGCCTCTACGACCAGGGCGTTGGGGCGGTCAAGACGGCCGTCGCCCACGGGATTCCCTACCGGGTCATCCTCCAGGCCATCGACGACAACGACGTGGACCTCGTCGTCATCGGGACCCACGGCCGGACCGGTATCGACCGCTACCTGCTCGGCAGCGTCACGGAGAAACTCGTCCGGACCGCGCCGGTGCCCGTCCTGACCGTCCGGTCGGCCGACGCCGGCGACGAGGCGTAG
- a CDS encoding VIT1/CCC1 transporter family protein has translation MVSIRQLVTRLLGKEDVRAISRRYFISNGFDGTLTSIGIVVGAVLSGVSDGVTVVQIGLGAAVGLGTSAVWSVWEIERAETRAEILRIEQAMLADLDDTRIQREQRGARVLHATMSGLGPLIGIAVPLVPFFFEGTLLTMGEAALVAVGLGVGVLGVFGAYMGSISGQRWYIAAARMGLAGLVVAVINYLMPG, from the coding sequence GTGGTCTCGATACGGCAGTTGGTGACGCGCCTCCTCGGAAAGGAGGACGTGCGCGCCATCTCCCGGCGGTACTTCATCTCCAACGGGTTCGACGGGACGCTGACGAGCATCGGCATCGTCGTCGGGGCGGTGCTGTCGGGCGTGAGCGACGGCGTCACCGTCGTCCAAATCGGCCTCGGGGCGGCCGTCGGCCTCGGCACGTCGGCGGTCTGGAGCGTCTGGGAGATAGAGCGCGCCGAGACCCGCGCCGAGATTCTCCGCATCGAACAGGCCATGCTGGCGGACCTGGACGACACCCGCATCCAGCGCGAGCAGCGCGGCGCGCGCGTCCTGCACGCGACGATGAGCGGCCTCGGCCCGCTCATCGGCATCGCCGTTCCGCTGGTCCCGTTCTTCTTCGAGGGCACGCTGCTGACGATGGGCGAGGCCGCGCTGGTCGCCGTCGGCCTCGGCGTCGGCGTCCTCGGGGTGTTCGGCGCGTACATGGGCTCTATCTCGGGCCAGCGCTGGTACATCGCGGCGGCCCGGATGGGCTTAGCCGGCCTGGTCGTGGCCGTCATCAACTACCTCATGCCGGGCTGA
- a CDS encoding cation-translocating P-type ATPase — MSDTGTQSAGESGAQSLDRPSDERAGGSDTHWYARPVGDVFDALDSTESGLDSDAAASRLDAGGPNEITSSEGRSPLRVFLAQFSSALIWVLLGAAALSVAIGHTVDAVLIGIILLGNGVFGFVQEYRAEQSLEALRELATPEVTVRRDGTEQSVDATELVPGDVVVLQQGDVVPADCRVVEAQSLEVDEAALTGESMPVEKGVEPVDEGTPLAERTSVLYKGTSVTRGSAVAVVVETGMATEMGAIATELLSAEDSQTPLQRDLDTLGRRLGLGVAALSAIIVPLLYLGGTALVQAALTAISLAVAAIPEGLPAVVTLTLALGVRRMADENALVRTLPAVEGLGAVDVVCTDKTGTLTEGEMRLRAAWVDDDVTRFGGEDRPSSVEDGRLRRLLEIGVLCNDATGDDGDPTERALVAGASGCGIDVEALREERPRTDEVSFSSERRRMATVHDEEIYVKGAPQVVLDRSTRVLTADGPAELDDATRERIVEQVDAFAGDALRVLGFAYKDCGEDGGPEENLVFVGLQGLIDPPRSAVKDAIADTHRAGIDVKMVTGDNAVTASAIAAEIGIESDVLTGTEVAEMDDEALAKRAEAVDVFARMEPTHKVRVLKALQGNGHAVAMTGDGVNDAPALKNADIGIAMGVRGTDVAKEASDIVLLDDNYATIRNAIRRGRTIFDNVWKFVAYLLSANAAEVLLVFIASLFGYLILPAVQLLWINLLTDGLPALALGADPSGDVMDREPRSGETGIVDRPMLTLIGGMGLVATALMLGLMTYTLDGAPSVTPYAMTMVFTGFVALEFVKLYVVRWTRDTPLRSNPWLAASVAASLALHLAILYTPLRQYFGTVALGVADWGLIAGTLAVGAPLLALVGWGVRRVDPDSARHEVVDDGHDQAG, encoded by the coding sequence ATGTCGGACACCGGGACGCAGTCGGCCGGCGAGAGCGGAGCGCAGTCGCTCGACCGGCCCAGCGACGAGCGCGCAGGCGGGAGCGACACGCACTGGTACGCGCGCCCGGTCGGGGACGTATTCGACGCGCTCGACAGCACCGAGAGCGGTCTGGATAGCGACGCCGCGGCTTCACGTCTCGACGCAGGCGGACCGAACGAGATCACGTCGAGCGAGGGTCGGAGCCCGCTTCGGGTCTTCCTGGCGCAGTTCTCCAGCGCCCTCATCTGGGTCCTCCTCGGCGCCGCTGCGCTGTCGGTCGCCATCGGACACACCGTCGACGCGGTGCTCATCGGGATCATCCTGCTCGGGAACGGCGTCTTCGGCTTCGTCCAGGAGTACCGGGCCGAGCAGAGCTTAGAAGCGCTCCGCGAACTCGCGACGCCCGAGGTGACGGTTCGGCGGGACGGGACCGAGCAGTCGGTGGACGCGACCGAGCTCGTCCCCGGCGACGTGGTCGTCCTCCAGCAGGGCGACGTCGTGCCGGCCGACTGTCGCGTTGTCGAGGCGCAGTCGCTCGAAGTCGACGAGGCGGCGCTGACCGGCGAGAGCATGCCCGTCGAGAAGGGCGTGGAGCCGGTCGACGAGGGGACGCCGCTTGCCGAGCGCACGAGCGTGCTGTACAAGGGGACGAGCGTCACGCGGGGGAGCGCCGTCGCCGTCGTCGTCGAGACCGGGATGGCGACGGAGATGGGCGCGATCGCGACGGAACTGCTCAGCGCCGAGGACAGCCAGACGCCGCTGCAACGCGACCTCGACACGCTCGGCCGACGCCTCGGTCTCGGCGTGGCCGCGCTCTCGGCGATCATCGTCCCGCTGCTGTATCTGGGCGGGACAGCGCTCGTTCAGGCGGCGCTGACCGCGATCTCGCTCGCCGTCGCGGCCATTCCGGAGGGACTGCCGGCGGTCGTGACGCTGACGCTCGCGCTCGGCGTCCGGCGGATGGCCGACGAGAACGCGCTGGTGCGGACGCTTCCAGCCGTCGAGGGGCTGGGCGCGGTTGACGTGGTCTGTACGGACAAGACCGGGACGCTGACCGAGGGGGAGATGCGCCTCCGGGCCGCGTGGGTGGACGACGACGTGACCCGCTTCGGCGGCGAGGACCGACCGTCCAGCGTCGAGGACGGGCGACTCCGCCGCCTGCTCGAAATCGGCGTGCTGTGTAACGACGCCACGGGCGACGACGGGGACCCGACCGAGCGGGCGCTGGTCGCCGGCGCGAGCGGATGCGGGATCGACGTCGAGGCACTCCGCGAGGAGCGCCCGCGGACCGACGAAGTGTCCTTCTCCTCAGAGCGCCGGCGGATGGCGACGGTCCACGACGAGGAGATCTACGTCAAGGGCGCGCCGCAGGTGGTCCTCGACCGCTCGACGCGGGTGCTCACCGCCGACGGCCCGGCCGAACTGGACGACGCGACCCGCGAGCGAATCGTCGAGCAAGTCGACGCCTTCGCCGGCGACGCGCTCCGCGTGCTCGGGTTCGCGTACAAGGACTGCGGCGAGGACGGCGGCCCCGAGGAGAACCTCGTCTTCGTCGGCCTGCAGGGGCTCATCGACCCCCCGCGGTCGGCCGTCAAGGACGCCATCGCAGACACGCATCGCGCCGGGATCGACGTGAAGATGGTCACGGGCGACAACGCGGTGACGGCGTCAGCCATCGCGGCCGAAATCGGCATCGAGTCCGACGTGCTGACCGGCACGGAGGTCGCCGAGATGGACGACGAAGCGCTCGCCAAGCGCGCCGAAGCGGTCGACGTGTTCGCCCGGATGGAGCCGACGCACAAGGTCCGCGTGCTCAAGGCGCTGCAGGGCAACGGCCACGCCGTGGCGATGACCGGCGACGGGGTCAACGACGCGCCGGCGCTGAAAAACGCCGACATCGGTATCGCGATGGGCGTCCGGGGGACGGACGTGGCGAAGGAGGCCAGCGACATCGTCCTGCTCGACGACAACTACGCGACCATCCGCAACGCCATCCGCCGCGGGCGGACCATCTTCGACAACGTCTGGAAGTTCGTCGCCTACCTGCTGAGCGCGAACGCTGCCGAGGTGCTGCTCGTGTTCATCGCGTCGCTCTTTGGCTACCTCATCCTCCCGGCGGTGCAACTGCTGTGGATAAACCTCCTGACCGACGGCCTGCCGGCGCTCGCACTCGGGGCCGACCCCTCCGGCGACGTGATGGACCGCGAGCCCCGCTCCGGCGAGACGGGCATCGTCGACCGGCCGATGCTGACGCTCATCGGCGGCATGGGGCTGGTCGCCACGGCGCTCATGCTGGGACTGATGACGTACACGCTCGACGGCGCGCCGTCGGTCACGCCCTACGCCATGACGATGGTGTTCACCGGGTTCGTCGCGCTGGAGTTCGTGAAGCTCTACGTGGTGCGCTGGACGCGGGACACGCCGCTGCGCTCGAACCCGTGGCTGGCCGCGTCCGTCGCCGCGTCGCTCGCCCTCCACCTCGCAATCCTCTACACGCCGCTCCGGCAGTACTTCGGGACGGTCGCGCTCGGCGTCGCCGACTGGGGACTCATCGCGGGGACGCTCGCCGTCGGCGCGCCGCTGCTCGCCCTCGTCGGGTGGGGAGTCAGGCGCGTCGACCCGGACTCAGCCCGGCATGAGGTAGTTGATGACGGCCACGACCAGGCCGGCTAA
- a CDS encoding FAD-dependent oxidoreductase, producing the protein MDERELDVVGVRDVGPDTVAIDFETPEAFDAQPGQFVKLTLTVDGEDVSRFYTISSPTVAETFEITVGIDPDGELAPQLGALEAGDGVRIAGPFGSDYYEGESRVVVLAGGPGVGPAVGIAERALDDGNEAAVVYQDDTPVHEDRLDALAEAGAFVRVVGADEDLTDHVGEAVDGGGQVFIYGFADFLDAATEALEAAGVDTDDAKVENFG; encoded by the coding sequence ATGGATGAACGCGAACTCGACGTGGTGGGCGTTCGGGACGTCGGACCGGACACCGTGGCGATTGACTTCGAGACCCCGGAGGCGTTCGACGCGCAGCCGGGCCAGTTCGTCAAACTGACGCTGACCGTCGACGGGGAGGACGTCTCGCGGTTCTACACCATCTCCTCGCCGACGGTGGCGGAGACGTTCGAGATTACCGTCGGCATCGACCCCGACGGGGAGCTTGCGCCCCAGCTCGGCGCGCTCGAAGCGGGCGACGGCGTCCGCATCGCCGGGCCGTTCGGGTCGGACTACTACGAGGGTGAGAGCCGCGTCGTCGTGCTGGCGGGGGGCCCCGGCGTCGGCCCGGCGGTCGGTATCGCCGAGCGTGCCCTCGACGACGGCAACGAGGCCGCCGTCGTGTACCAGGACGACACGCCGGTCCACGAGGACCGACTGGACGCGCTAGCCGAGGCGGGCGCATTCGTCCGCGTCGTCGGGGCCGACGAGGACCTCACGGACCACGTCGGCGAGGCTGTCGACGGCGGCGGGCAGGTCTTCATCTACGGCTTCGCGGACTTCCTCGACGCCGCCACGGAAGCGCTCGAAGCCGCCGGCGTCGACACCGACGACGCCAAGGTCGAGAACTTCGGGTAG